The sequence GGATGGAGTTTTGGGATGTTGTACTgagttctgattggctggtatgTTGTCCTTGTTGTGTTGATGGCGATGTGACTGTCTCAGCTAAGGTGTGAGTTGTGTTGTATGTTACTGCTGTTGAGAGAACTATTAGGTCTTGCTGTTGACAGAGATATATTACTTGATTTTGGTGTTGTGCTGTTGACTGAAACTGAATTTGTGGATGGGAATGTTGCTGCTGAGTCTGTGCCTGCTGTTGATGGGACCTCATTAGGATGGGATgtgtatgctaacatgctactGGTCGTCAGGGATTCTGTGGGCTTTGTTGTAAACACATGTGACCCTTCAGTGGGAGATGTTGAATGTGAAAACAAAGGGCTGGCGGTTGCTGTGGCTGTTGGTGGTGAAGAAGTGGTTGTAGTTGCTGACTGTGAAGAAGAGTTCCCTGTTAGTGGAAGTGAACTGGTGACAGAACTGCCACCTGAAGGTGAAGCTGCAGACTCTGGCTGTTCtgggtgctgtgtggtgctacTGAAAGCTCCTGCTATGGACACTGATGTAGTTCCTGGCCCAACAGAAGTGGCCACCATCGAGGCAGGTGATGCATTTGTAGCTCCTGGCTGGGTTTGAGAAGTTGAACTCCCATCAGTAACTACTGCTGCAGACACGGTTGGTCCTGCAGGAAGCGTAGTGGTGTTTACATTGATGGATTTAGCTGTGGTCACGCTATGGTCTGTCGAGTCTAGCACTGTTGTTGCTGTTATTGGCGATTTAGCTGATGAAACTATGGGTGTGGTCACTGTTGAGAGGTCTGAGGGTGCAATACTAAGTAATGATGTGGCTGATGTTGGTTCTTTAGAAAGAGCAGTGGTTATATTTACTGACAAAGATGTAGGTTGAGGTCTAACACTAGTGTTTAACTGTTCAGTGAGAGGATTTGGTAAGGAAGGGGAGGTCTTAGTAGCTGAAGTGTTTTTTGAAATTGCAGTTGAAGCTTGTTTTGTTTCAGGTGTTGATTGTGTGGGGCTTGCTGAGCTGTTGTTTAACTGAGTAGCGGAAGATACAAACTGTGGTGATGTGCTGTTGTCTAAAGTATTTCCTGATGGTGTAGTTGCTGTTGTGAATTGTGTTGGAGTGATTGTGGTGGTGAATCTGGGAATGGTTGGACCATCTGCAGATACATGTAGCATTGATGCACTGTTGTCTAAAGTATTAGTGTAAGTACTAGTTGCTGACGGTGTAGTTGCAGTCGTAAATTCTGTAGAAGTGGCCGTGGTGGTGAAAATTGTTTGTGTTGTGGTCGACTCTGATGACTTTTGGTCAGATGTTGTTATTACACTTGAAGCAGAGTCTGGTATGGTTGAACTAGTTGTAGATACATGTTGTGTAGATGCACTGCTGTCGAAAATATTAGTATAAGATACTTGTGTAGATGTTTGAGCTGTACCTGATGATTGTGCTTTAGTTAGATCTGATGTTGAAAATGTGTCAGTCGATGTCAGTTGAGTCATAGATTGATTTGGCACAGATGTCATTGCAGATGATGCTGCGCCTGTGGATGATGTAATGGTATTTCCAGTGGAGGAATCCTGGGGGGCTGCCTGGGTTGCTATTGAAGTAGGTTGTCCTTGTGTAAGAGAGGTAACCTGGGGTACGGTTGACACAGTTGTAGATGCTGAAACTGGCGTGACATGTGATACAGCAGATGGTGATGTTACTGTTGTTGGTTGCTTTGTGGATGTAGGCACAGATGTACTTGGTGAATTAACTAATGAGCCAGGTGTTGTTTGAGAGATTATTGAAGAGGATACTGGTAGGTTTGTGATTGTGACTTCAGAAGAGCCGGTCATTAGAGTAGCATCTAGTGATGTTGTTTGTTGTGATGGGGTTTTGGTAGTTTTTGTTTGGgtggtatatatgtgtgtgtttgactccaCTGGAgaatcatttgtgtgtgttcttgtagaCTGGGATATTGGAAATGTGACTGTCGATGTCAGCTGAGTCATGGATTGATATGGCACAGTTCTCATTGCAGATGATGCTGCGCCTGTGGATAATGTAATGGTATTGCCAGTGGAGGAATCCTGGGGGGCTGCCTGGGTTAGTATTGAAGTAGGTTGTTCTTGTGTAAGAGAGGTAACCTGGGGTGCGGTTGACACAGTTGTAGATGCTGAAGCTGGAGTGACATGTGATACAGCAGATGGTGATGTTACTGTTGTTGGTTGCTTTGTGGATGTAGGTACCTTAGCATCTAGTGATGTTGTTAGTTGTGATGGGGTTTTGGTAGTTTTTGTTTGCGTGGTAGATATTTGTGTGGTTGAGTCCATTGGAGAATCATTTGTGTGTGCAGAAACAGTTGTAGATTGGGAATTTGAAAATGTGACTGTCGATGTCAGCTGAGTCATGGATTGATATGGCACAGTTGTCACTGCAGATGATGCTGCACCTGTGGATGATGTAATGGTATTGCCAGTGGAGGAATCCTGGGGGGCTGCCTGGGTCAGTGTTGTAGGTTGTAGAGAAACCGTATCGGCTGAAGTCGGCATATATTGGGATGATTCATGAGCTAAGGATGATGTGGTTTGAAGATGAGCTGTGTAGGATGAAGAGGAATTTGATGATGTGACAGATGTTCCTAAGGAAGATGTAGATATTACAGGTGTTTCTGAAGAGGTCACAGAAATTGCTTTATTTGTTTCTCCTGAAGATACAGCTATGCTTGTAGTAACTGAGGCTGTTGTTGGTTGTGTTGAAGTAGTTGTTGTGTCAGGTGATGACAAAGCTTTTGGCGTGGTAGGTTCTGCTGATGCCCCTGGGGTATTATCTGCTACAGAGGCATTTGAGTTAGAAGTTGATATTGCAGATGCTGAAACAGAGTTTTTAGTTGTAGGTTGTTCTTGTGTAAGAGTGGTAAGCTGGGGTGCGGTTGACACAGTTGTAGATGCTGAAGTTGGTGTGACAGATGGTGGTGTTACAGTTGTTGGTTGTGTTGTTGATGTAGGCACAGATGTACTTGTAGAGTCAGTTACAATGTCTACCATAGTAGATGCTGTTAGTTGAGACAATGTTGGAGAGGATACTGGTGACATGTGACCACCTGACATGTGAGCAGCATCTGGGGATGTTGTTAGTTGTGATTGGATATTGGTAGTTTTTGTTTGGGtggtagatatgtgt comes from Alosa sapidissima isolate fAloSap1 chromosome 18, fAloSap1.pri, whole genome shotgun sequence and encodes:
- the LOC121690305 gene encoding uncharacterized protein DDB_G0271670-like — translated: MTGSSEVTITNLPVSSSIISQTTPGSLVNSPSTSVPTSTKQPTTVTSPSAVSHVTPVSASTTVSTVPQVTSLTQGQPTSIATQAAPQDSSTGNTITSSTGAASSAMTSVPNQSMTQLTSTDTFSTSDLTKAQSSGTAQTSTQVSYTNIFDSSASTQHVSTTSSTIPDSASSVITTSDQKSSESTTTQTIFTTTATSTEFTTATTPSATRPTVSAAVVTDGSSTSQTQPGATNASPASMVATSVGPGTTSVSIAGAFSSTTQHPEQPESAASPSGGSSVTSSLPLTGNSSSQSATTTTSSPPTATATASPLFSHSTSPTEGSHVFTTKPTESLTTSSMLAYTSHPNEVPSTAGTDSAATFPSTNSVSVNSTTPKSSNISLSTARPNSSLNSSNIQHNSHLS